From Oceanococcus atlanticus, a single genomic window includes:
- a CDS encoding HlyC/CorC family transporter, which yields MSDDNPSSTEGPSDNWMRRLGRSLAGAPRSREELSAILREARQFELMDADAQLMIEGVLKAADTPVEHIMIPRSQMVVIEHDMVIEDVLRAVVDSGHSRFPVIGENRDHVLGILLAKDLLKYAGQDVDTSEFRIQDCLRKAEFVPENKRLNVLLKEFRSGRNHMAMVVDEYGGVSGLVTIEDVLETIVGDIDDEYDETEGASILRQDSRHYLVKGLCSIEDFNTYFGATFSDQEFDTLGGLVTHHFGRLPKSGETLTLGEFEFQVARADSRRLAMLRVTVSGQPQQD from the coding sequence ATGTCTGACGATAATCCTTCGAGTACCGAGGGGCCTTCCGACAACTGGATGCGGCGTTTGGGCCGCAGCCTTGCCGGGGCGCCCCGCAGTCGCGAAGAACTTTCGGCCATCCTGCGCGAAGCGCGCCAGTTCGAACTGATGGATGCCGACGCTCAACTGATGATCGAGGGTGTGCTGAAGGCAGCCGACACCCCGGTCGAGCACATCATGATTCCGCGCTCTCAGATGGTTGTCATCGAGCACGACATGGTGATCGAAGACGTGCTGCGCGCGGTGGTGGATTCCGGTCACTCGCGTTTTCCTGTGATTGGCGAGAACCGCGATCATGTGCTCGGCATCCTGCTGGCCAAGGATCTGCTCAAGTATGCAGGTCAGGACGTGGACACCAGCGAATTCCGCATTCAGGACTGCCTGCGCAAGGCTGAATTCGTGCCTGAGAACAAACGCCTGAACGTGCTCCTGAAAGAGTTTCGCAGCGGGCGTAATCATATGGCCATGGTGGTCGACGAATATGGCGGTGTGTCCGGCCTTGTGACCATCGAGGATGTTCTGGAAACCATTGTTGGTGATATCGACGACGAGTACGACGAAACCGAAGGGGCGTCGATCCTGCGCCAGGACAGCCGCCACTATCTGGTCAAGGGTTTGTGTTCGATTGAGGATTTCAACACCTATTTCGGGGCGACCTTCTCGGACCAGGAGTTCGACACCCTGGGCGGGCTGGTGACGCATCACTTCGGGCGTCTGCCCAAGTCGGGCGAAACCCTCACTCTGGGCGAGTTCGAGTTCCAGGTGGCGCGGGCTGACAGCCGACGGCTGGCCATGCTGCGGGTCACGGTGAGCGGGCAACCGCAGCAGGATTAG
- the ybeY gene encoding rRNA maturation RNase YbeY has product MSVSLVVQRACEHDAPQDALLQSWADIALRDHPGVGELVIRIVDEAESQALNAQYRDKDKPTNVLSFTAEPLPEEFAELADEQALGDLVICAAVVAAEAQAQGKSLQAHWAHMVIHGCLHLLGHDHVEADEAERMEDLERKLLAELNFSDPYE; this is encoded by the coding sequence ATGAGCGTGTCGCTAGTTGTTCAGCGCGCCTGTGAGCATGACGCGCCGCAAGATGCGCTGCTGCAAAGCTGGGCCGACATCGCCTTGCGTGATCATCCCGGCGTTGGCGAGCTGGTCATCCGCATCGTCGATGAGGCCGAATCGCAGGCCCTGAATGCGCAGTATCGAGACAAGGACAAGCCGACCAATGTGCTGTCCTTTACCGCCGAGCCCCTGCCCGAAGAGTTTGCCGAGCTGGCGGATGAACAAGCGCTTGGCGATCTGGTCATCTGTGCAGCGGTGGTCGCTGCCGAAGCCCAGGCTCAGGGCAAATCGTTGCAGGCCCATTGGGCCCACATGGTGATCCATGGCTGCCTGCATCTGCTGGGTCATGACCATGTCGAGGCCGATGAGGCCGAACGCATGGAAGACCTGGAACGCAAACTGCTAGCTGAATTGAATTTTTCCGATCCGTACGAGTAA
- a CDS encoding (Fe-S)-binding protein, which translates to MNHRFPIEQADLCVKCGLCAPHCPTYALSGMEPESPRGRIAMMTAIADGTVAPSDRAREHLDHCLSCQACEAVCPAKVPYLSLLDSHRALHPPRAPRTQRWLQSILSGQRLRGLLRATLRLAQRLRSWLWPISRALRLTALRRQLSLLPQGRTAALPAFARNAEVYIFAGCVGDLANAPAVEALLSCCRALKLKASVIPAGHCCGALAQHAGQPQQAEALRARLNDLLDPSKPVLALDSACANQLRDSGWSQVEEACHFLNRQHWPDQALRAPEQRVLIHQPCSQRNGLRQPEAARSLLQRVTGLELHDMPDAACCGAAGTHMLQFAQRADALRESKLAACQAIKPTALVTTNIGCAMHLAAGLRLHDDAPLTTVCHPVELIAPCLESV; encoded by the coding sequence ATGAACCATCGATTTCCAATTGAACAGGCGGACCTGTGCGTGAAATGCGGCCTGTGCGCACCGCACTGCCCCACCTACGCCCTGTCGGGCATGGAGCCGGAGTCGCCGCGCGGGCGCATCGCCATGATGACGGCAATCGCCGACGGCACGGTCGCGCCCAGCGATCGCGCGCGCGAACACCTGGATCATTGCCTGTCCTGCCAGGCCTGCGAAGCGGTATGCCCGGCCAAAGTGCCGTATCTGTCATTGCTCGACAGCCATCGCGCCTTGCATCCACCCCGCGCCCCGCGCACCCAGCGCTGGCTGCAAAGCATATTGAGCGGGCAACGCTTGCGGGGCCTGCTGCGCGCCACACTGCGCCTGGCCCAGAGACTCAGATCTTGGCTCTGGCCGATCAGCCGCGCGCTGCGGCTGACAGCCCTGAGACGTCAGCTCAGCCTGCTACCGCAAGGTCGAACCGCGGCATTGCCAGCCTTTGCGCGCAACGCCGAGGTCTACATCTTTGCCGGCTGCGTCGGCGACCTGGCCAATGCGCCGGCTGTTGAGGCCCTGCTGAGCTGCTGCCGCGCCCTCAAGCTCAAGGCCAGCGTGATTCCGGCCGGTCATTGCTGCGGCGCCCTGGCCCAGCACGCCGGTCAGCCGCAGCAGGCAGAGGCGTTGCGTGCGCGTCTGAACGACCTGCTCGATCCGTCCAAACCGGTGCTGGCACTGGATTCGGCCTGCGCCAATCAGCTGCGCGACAGTGGCTGGTCACAGGTCGAAGAGGCCTGCCACTTCCTCAATCGCCAGCACTGGCCGGATCAGGCGCTGCGCGCCCCCGAACAACGCGTGCTGATCCATCAGCCCTGCTCCCAGCGCAACGGTCTGCGCCAGCCTGAGGCCGCGCGCAGCCTGTTGCAACGCGTGACCGGCCTTGAGCTGCACGACATGCCGGATGCCGCGTGTTGCGGCGCCGCTGGCACCCACATGCTGCAATTCGCGCAACGTGCAGACGCGCTGCGCGAGAGCAAACTGGCGGCCTGCCAGGCAATCAAGCCCACCGCGCTGGTGACCACAAACATCGGCTGCGCCATGCACCTGGCCGCCGGCTTGCGCTTGCACGACGACGCCCCATTGACCACTGTATGCCACCCGGTTGAACTGATCGCACCCTGCCTTGAGTCTGTATAA
- a CDS encoding DUF481 domain-containing protein, translated as MNPTFYPMRLGTAVFALCASLHSVGAVAESPWGGKIAVGAIAASGNSETSTFNFEFGLSYDKEVWHNALKASAMQARSETEDDAGNIEKRTTSERYVVGMRSALDFTENDYLFLQLDFEKDLFGGVRERTAQTLGYGRRVINGESHKLDLELGAGARQTLAQEDGARRESEVVGRAGLIYAWQISETSRFAQTLTTEYGDTNTYTESLSELKLSVIGGVFANLAFTVKHNSNVPADTEQTDTISSVSLSYEY; from the coding sequence ATGAACCCTACATTTTATCCGATGCGTCTTGGCACGGCTGTGTTTGCGCTGTGTGCCAGTTTGCACAGTGTTGGGGCCGTCGCAGAGAGTCCCTGGGGCGGCAAAATTGCGGTTGGCGCGATTGCCGCCAGCGGCAACAGCGAGACCAGCACCTTCAACTTCGAATTCGGTCTGAGTTACGACAAAGAGGTGTGGCACAACGCGCTCAAGGCCAGCGCCATGCAGGCGCGCAGTGAAACTGAGGATGATGCGGGCAACATCGAGAAGCGCACCACCTCTGAGCGTTACGTGGTCGGCATGCGCAGCGCATTGGATTTCACCGAGAACGACTACCTGTTCCTGCAGCTGGATTTCGAAAAGGACCTGTTCGGTGGTGTCCGAGAACGGACCGCACAGACACTGGGCTACGGTCGTCGTGTCATCAATGGCGAATCGCACAAGCTGGATCTGGAGCTGGGCGCCGGTGCTCGCCAGACATTGGCACAGGAAGATGGTGCGCGGCGTGAATCTGAGGTGGTGGGACGCGCTGGTCTGATCTATGCTTGGCAGATCAGCGAGACCAGCCGTTTTGCGCAGACCCTGACCACCGAGTACGGTGACACCAACACCTACACGGAATCGCTCAGCGAGCTGAAGCTGTCGGTGATCGGCGGGGTGTTTGCCAACCTGGCCTTTACCGTGAAGCACAACAGCAACGTGCCCGCTGATACCGAGCAAACCGACACCATCTCGTCGGTCTCACTGTCCTACGAATACTAG
- the lnt gene encoding apolipoprotein N-acyltransferase, with protein MRRSVIAALLGGLLTTAAFAPLNIWPGVVLGPLLLLYALRGRTPRQALLLGALYGFAHFLSGVWWVLISTWVYGGAPLSLSLLLLLMLALYLSLFPALAAGLQAWLHPPISGLRGLWLWPACWMFAEFARDTLFDGFPWFSLGYVATEVLGGLKLAAVLGVHGVSAVYALLAVALLTLLAGGARLLAAGAVLAVITAHVLLPAPSQWTQAAGEPIEAVLIQGNMSQDQKWRPENRLPTIELYERMTSQAWPADLVIWPEAAIPLPYDYVTWLFEELDLRAREAGGTLYAGILTQQDGATYNTVYALGQDQGRYVKQHLVPFGEYIPAPAWIRPMFDVLNLPFPSIAVGLDGQRSLDVNGHAVSMSICFEDVFPMEVRETSRHAGLLVNVTNDAWFSGSAAPQQHLQIARLRAVESGRSLLRVANTGISAVIGPDGMVEQQLDWGVRGSLRARVVPRDGLTPYQRWGRWPLLGYLAVALLLGLLMRRRLVT; from the coding sequence ATGCGCCGGTCCGTCATCGCTGCACTGCTGGGCGGGCTGCTGACCACCGCAGCGTTCGCGCCGCTCAATATCTGGCCGGGGGTGGTACTTGGCCCCTTGTTGTTGCTGTACGCGCTGCGCGGGCGCACACCGCGCCAGGCCCTGCTGCTGGGCGCGCTGTACGGCTTTGCGCATTTTCTCAGTGGCGTGTGGTGGGTGCTGATCAGCACCTGGGTTTATGGCGGTGCGCCGCTGTCCTTGTCGTTGCTGCTGCTGCTCATGCTGGCGCTGTATCTGAGCCTGTTTCCGGCGCTGGCCGCAGGTCTGCAGGCCTGGCTGCACCCGCCCATCAGCGGTCTGCGTGGTCTGTGGCTATGGCCGGCCTGCTGGATGTTTGCGGAGTTTGCGCGCGACACCTTGTTTGACGGCTTTCCGTGGTTTTCGCTCGGCTATGTGGCCACCGAGGTGCTCGGTGGTCTCAAGCTTGCGGCCGTGCTGGGGGTGCATGGCGTGTCGGCGGTGTACGCGCTGCTTGCGGTGGCGCTGCTGACGCTGCTGGCGGGGGGCGCGCGACTGCTGGCGGCGGGCGCTGTGCTGGCGGTTATCACGGCGCATGTGCTGCTGCCAGCGCCATCGCAGTGGACCCAGGCTGCGGGAGAACCCATCGAAGCGGTGCTGATCCAGGGCAATATGAGTCAGGATCAGAAATGGCGACCGGAAAATCGTCTGCCGACCATCGAGCTGTACGAGCGCATGACCTCACAGGCCTGGCCGGCGGATCTGGTGATCTGGCCGGAGGCGGCGATACCGCTGCCCTATGACTATGTCACCTGGCTGTTCGAAGAGCTCGACCTGCGTGCCCGTGAAGCGGGCGGCACGCTCTACGCCGGCATACTGACCCAGCAGGACGGCGCCACTTACAACACCGTCTACGCCCTGGGCCAGGATCAGGGGCGTTATGTGAAGCAGCATCTGGTGCCGTTTGGCGAATACATACCCGCGCCAGCCTGGATTCGCCCGATGTTCGATGTGCTGAATCTGCCGTTTCCGTCGATTGCGGTCGGGCTGGATGGGCAGCGCAGCCTCGATGTGAACGGTCATGCGGTCTCGATGTCGATCTGCTTCGAGGACGTTTTCCCGATGGAAGTGCGCGAAACCTCGCGCCACGCGGGGCTGCTGGTCAACGTGACCAACGATGCCTGGTTTTCCGGTTCGGCGGCGCCCCAGCAGCATCTGCAGATCGCGCGCTTGCGCGCGGTCGAGTCCGGGCGCAGCCTGCTGCGCGTGGCCAATACCGGGATCTCCGCGGTGATCGGGCCGGATGGCATGGTCGAGCAACAGTTGGATTGGGGCGTGCGCGGCAGCCTGCGCGCCCGGGTGGTGCCGCGTGACGGCCTCACGCCCTATCAGCGCTGGGGGCGCTGGCCCTTGCTTGGCTACCTAGCCGTGGCCTTGCTGCTGGGCCTGCTGATGCGTCGCAGGCTGGTAACATAG
- a CDS encoding LPS-assembly lipoprotein LptE encodes MNSLLRCGLLIGLIGFLSACGFQLQGSHNWPSAWPHYRLDYSARQPAMLYFATALDRALQQRGVTAQGEPRFTIKLHRLRDTRVVAAIGADGKAVEYELGRHVDFQILAGEWRSEVYSLSADRRMSFDPTVVLAKDVEEARLREGLARDLIELLLLRAEVDLRSLPGDA; translated from the coding sequence GTGAACAGCTTGCTGCGCTGCGGGTTGCTGATCGGCCTGATCGGGTTTCTCAGCGCCTGCGGGTTTCAGCTGCAAGGCAGTCACAACTGGCCGTCGGCATGGCCACATTACCGTCTGGACTATTCCGCGCGGCAACCGGCCATGCTGTACTTCGCCACCGCGCTGGATCGCGCCCTGCAACAGCGGGGCGTGACCGCGCAGGGTGAGCCACGTTTCACCATCAAGCTGCACCGCTTGCGTGACACCCGGGTGGTGGCGGCAATTGGTGCGGATGGCAAGGCGGTGGAATACGAACTGGGCCGGCATGTCGATTTCCAGATTCTGGCCGGTGAATGGCGCTCCGAGGTCTACAGCCTGTCGGCCGACCGGCGCATGAGTTTCGACCCCACGGTGGTGCTCGCCAAGGATGTTGAAGAGGCGCGTCTGCGCGAGGGCCTCGCGCGTGACCTGATCGAGCTGCTGCTGCTGCGTGCCGAGGTTGATCTGCGCAGCCTGCCGGGTGATGCCTGA
- a CDS encoding LVIVD repeat-containing protein, giving the protein MRAWNAATACVGLSLALGACNGGRIDTPPSQVRSVVPQAAQCGPGSQPETGLQGQVPLADRDSGRNLQAYSCNLKQVGQYQGQGASVVSASSGHCAYMSSGPIAAVLSATPGMQVVDVSDPSAPVFAGHHASPGMLLGTWESLKVNEQRGLIGGVAVGLLTAPGFFDVYDINEDCAQPVHRNGLLGTSLELPANLLGHEGNWAPDGQTYWATGLVAGSLTAIDVSEPAQPRVVYSGLQGFPANHGAEFNADGTRMYLATCLPGGVLTLDISEVQNRASAPQVRQISHLTWNPRSCGQHALPVFFDGVPHLIAPDEFASEGIRIIDISDETAPEVITHLQLEIQRPEHAALRVEDTARNGAFSYEAHYCDVDRVENPTAMACGYFQSGIRVFDIRDPREPREIAYFNPPAQPDAAPRLHGSLHAYGGGVLPVISDQNASGENPLALTPYLFDYVAAVPELLAMGLGAVHGEMSADWCSSPPRFVGEQLWVTCMDNGFLVLEFENGVYPLSDKAP; this is encoded by the coding sequence ATGCGTGCATGGAATGCGGCGACGGCCTGCGTTGGCCTCAGTTTGGCGCTGGGCGCCTGTAACGGAGGGCGCATTGATACGCCGCCCTCTCAAGTTCGTTCGGTGGTGCCGCAGGCGGCTCAATGTGGCCCGGGCAGCCAGCCCGAAACCGGGCTGCAAGGTCAGGTGCCACTTGCCGATCGCGACAGCGGACGCAATTTGCAGGCGTATTCCTGCAATCTCAAACAGGTCGGGCAGTACCAGGGGCAGGGTGCCTCGGTGGTCAGTGCATCCAGTGGGCATTGCGCCTATATGTCCAGCGGGCCGATTGCGGCGGTGCTGAGTGCAACCCCCGGTATGCAGGTTGTGGATGTGTCAGATCCCAGCGCACCGGTTTTTGCCGGCCACCATGCTAGCCCGGGCATGCTGCTGGGGACCTGGGAGTCGCTCAAGGTCAACGAGCAGCGCGGCCTGATTGGTGGTGTGGCTGTGGGCCTGCTGACCGCGCCCGGGTTTTTCGACGTGTATGACATCAATGAGGATTGCGCCCAGCCGGTGCACCGCAACGGTTTGCTCGGTACCTCGCTGGAATTGCCAGCCAATCTGCTCGGTCATGAAGGCAACTGGGCGCCTGACGGTCAGACCTACTGGGCGACCGGGCTGGTCGCGGGCAGCCTCACCGCTATTGATGTCAGCGAGCCGGCCCAGCCTCGGGTGGTGTATTCCGGCTTGCAGGGCTTTCCGGCCAATCACGGCGCTGAATTCAATGCAGATGGCACGCGCATGTATCTGGCGACCTGCCTGCCGGGCGGTGTGTTGACCCTGGATATCAGTGAGGTGCAGAACCGCGCCAGTGCACCGCAGGTCCGCCAGATCAGTCATCTGACCTGGAATCCACGCAGTTGTGGCCAGCATGCGCTGCCGGTGTTCTTCGATGGCGTGCCGCATCTGATCGCGCCGGATGAATTTGCCTCGGAAGGCATTCGCATCATCGACATCAGCGATGAAACCGCCCCCGAGGTGATCACCCATCTTCAGCTGGAGATCCAGCGTCCTGAACACGCGGCATTGCGTGTGGAAGACACCGCGCGCAACGGCGCGTTTTCCTATGAAGCGCATTATTGCGATGTCGACCGGGTCGAGAACCCGACGGCGATGGCGTGCGGTTATTTCCAGTCCGGCATCCGCGTGTTCGACATTCGCGATCCACGTGAACCACGCGAGATCGCCTATTTCAATCCGCCGGCCCAGCCCGATGCAGCGCCGCGTCTGCACGGTTCACTGCATGCTTATGGCGGTGGCGTGCTGCCGGTGATTTCCGACCAGAACGCCAGTGGCGAAAACCCGCTGGCGCTGACCCCTTATCTGTTCGATTACGTGGCTGCAGTGCCCGAGCTGTTGGCCATGGGGCTGGGCGCGGTGCATGGCGAGATGAGCGCGGATTGGTGCAGCTCGCCGCCGCGCTTTGTGGGTGAGCAGTTGTGGGTGACCTGCATGGACAACGGTTTCCTGGTGCTGGAATTCGAAAACGGGGTTTATCCGCTGTCCGATAAGGCGCCGTGA
- a CDS encoding DUF305 domain-containing protein, whose translation MKHALTLMAAVACGVFGAWLTMPQAAPAHYADNTPGVVDIGFAQHMSQHHDQAIFLATLFLHGHESGLNGFAEAVRQNQLLELGQMRGWLSLWDQALAPSGRSMDWMLAGQRPPDAKLKAYLVACENSASGMPGLATGAQIEQLDRAHAEARDRLFLNLMMAHHEGGLPMLEFAAREARLTPVRQLAQRMLMAQTRETVQMQLALAQLSANQ comes from the coding sequence GTGAAACATGCGCTGACGCTGATGGCAGCGGTGGCCTGTGGCGTGTTCGGGGCGTGGCTGACGATGCCGCAGGCCGCGCCTGCGCACTATGCGGACAACACGCCCGGTGTGGTCGATATCGGCTTTGCCCAGCACATGAGCCAGCATCACGATCAGGCCATATTTCTGGCCACCCTGTTTCTGCACGGTCATGAATCCGGCCTGAACGGCTTTGCTGAAGCGGTGCGCCAGAACCAGCTGCTAGAACTCGGTCAGATGCGCGGCTGGCTCAGCCTGTGGGATCAAGCCCTGGCGCCTTCAGGCCGGTCGATGGACTGGATGCTGGCCGGGCAGCGTCCGCCGGATGCCAAGCTCAAAGCGTATCTGGTGGCCTGCGAGAACTCGGCCAGCGGCATGCCCGGGCTGGCCACCGGTGCCCAGATCGAACAGCTGGATCGGGCGCATGCTGAGGCGCGAGATCGCCTGTTTCTGAACCTGATGATGGCGCACCATGAGGGCGGCCTGCCGATGCTGGAGTTTGCGGCCCGCGAGGCCCGTCTTACGCCGGTGCGCCAGCTGGCCCAGCGCATGCTCATGGCGCAGACACGTGAAACGGTGCAGATGCAGCTGGCCCTGGCGCAGCTGTCTGCAAACCAGTGA
- the leuS gene encoding leucine--tRNA ligase yields the protein MQDQYDPQAIETAVQQRWNEAQAFKASEDPAREKYYCLSMFPYPSGRLHMGHVRNYTIGDVLARYHRMCGKNVLQPMGWDAFGLPAENAAIKNQVPPAAWTRENIDYMRGQLQRLGFAYDWSRELATCDPGYYRWEQWLFTRLMKKGLVYRKNSVVNWDPVDNTVLANEQVIDGRGWRSGALVEQREIPQWFLKITDYAEELLSSLDELEHWPEAVKTMQRNWIGRSEGLRIRFAVPDAEPLEVFTTRPDTLMGVTYLAVAAGHPLAQQAAQDKPEVAAFVAECQRGGTAAADLETQDKKGIALGIDAVHPVTGEKVPVWAANFVLMSYGTGAVMSVPAHDQRDWEFAQAYGLPLKAVISADGEQVPDISEAAYTARGRLINSGDFDGLDFDAAFAALQQHLGEAAEKQVNFRLRDWGVSRQRYWGCPIPVIYCDQCGDQPVPEDQLPVALPEDVTVTGGASPLATMDEWIKVKCPSCGGDARRETDTFDTFFESSWYYARFACPDADSAMLDARADYWAPVDQYIGGIEHAILHLLYARFFHKLMRDEGLLSSNEPFKRLLTQGMVLADSWFTRDDKGGQQWVSPLDVEIERDADGRIVGGTLKSDGSVVEYDGMNKMSKSKNNGIDPQVMIERYGADTVRLFMMFAAPPDQSLEWSDAGVDGALRFIKRLWRQVHAHVQGGAVVALDVDALSREQKGLRAKVHETLSKAGDDIGRRMTFNTAIAAVMELLNAVSRFADDSAQGRAVVQEALDTAVLLLAPITPHVCDQLWQALGHEGAVIDANWPQVDERALVSDSIALVVQVNGKLRGRIEVDAAADKDAILAQAKADENVKRHLEGMTLRKEIYVPGKLVNLVVG from the coding sequence ATGCAGGACCAATACGATCCGCAGGCGATCGAAACCGCGGTGCAGCAGCGCTGGAATGAGGCGCAGGCTTTCAAGGCCAGCGAAGACCCGGCGCGGGAAAAATATTACTGCCTGAGCATGTTCCCGTACCCATCCGGGCGCCTGCACATGGGCCATGTGCGCAACTACACCATCGGTGATGTGCTCGCGCGCTACCACCGCATGTGCGGCAAAAACGTGCTTCAGCCGATGGGCTGGGATGCCTTCGGCCTGCCGGCCGAGAACGCTGCGATCAAGAACCAGGTGCCGCCCGCGGCTTGGACGCGCGAGAACATCGACTACATGCGTGGTCAGTTGCAGCGTCTGGGCTTTGCCTACGACTGGTCGCGTGAACTGGCGACCTGTGATCCGGGCTATTACCGCTGGGAGCAGTGGCTGTTCACCCGGCTGATGAAGAAGGGGTTGGTTTACCGCAAGAATTCGGTGGTCAACTGGGACCCGGTCGACAACACCGTGCTGGCCAACGAGCAGGTTATCGACGGCCGCGGCTGGCGCTCCGGTGCGCTGGTCGAGCAGCGCGAAATTCCGCAGTGGTTCCTCAAGATCACCGATTACGCCGAGGAGCTGCTCAGCTCGCTGGATGAGCTGGAGCACTGGCCTGAGGCGGTCAAGACCATGCAGCGCAACTGGATCGGACGGTCCGAAGGGCTGCGCATTCGCTTCGCCGTGCCCGATGCCGAGCCGCTTGAGGTTTTCACCACGCGCCCTGACACCCTGATGGGGGTGACCTACCTGGCCGTTGCTGCTGGCCACCCGCTGGCCCAGCAGGCCGCGCAGGACAAACCTGAAGTGGCGGCTTTTGTGGCCGAGTGCCAGCGCGGCGGAACCGCTGCGGCGGATCTCGAAACCCAGGACAAAAAAGGCATCGCGCTGGGCATTGATGCCGTGCACCCGGTCACCGGCGAGAAGGTGCCGGTGTGGGCCGCCAACTTCGTGCTGATGTCCTATGGCACGGGCGCGGTGATGAGTGTGCCGGCGCACGACCAGCGCGACTGGGAGTTCGCCCAGGCCTACGGCTTGCCGCTCAAGGCGGTGATTTCGGCTGATGGCGAGCAGGTGCCGGACATTTCCGAGGCCGCTTACACCGCACGCGGTCGTCTGATCAATTCGGGCGATTTCGACGGTCTGGATTTTGACGCGGCCTTTGCCGCGTTACAGCAGCATCTGGGCGAGGCCGCCGAAAAGCAGGTCAACTTCCGTCTGCGCGACTGGGGTGTGTCTCGTCAGCGTTACTGGGGCTGCCCGATTCCGGTGATCTACTGCGATCAGTGTGGTGATCAACCGGTGCCGGAAGACCAGCTGCCGGTGGCGCTACCTGAAGATGTGACGGTGACCGGGGGCGCATCGCCGCTGGCCACGATGGACGAGTGGATCAAGGTCAAATGCCCCTCCTGCGGCGGCGATGCCCGGCGTGAGACGGACACCTTCGATACCTTCTTCGAATCGAGCTGGTACTACGCCCGGTTCGCCTGCCCGGATGCCGACAGCGCCATGCTCGATGCGCGCGCCGACTACTGGGCACCGGTTGATCAGTACATCGGAGGCATCGAACACGCCATCCTGCATTTGTTGTACGCGCGTTTCTTCCACAAGCTGATGCGTGACGAAGGGCTGTTAAGTTCCAATGAACCGTTCAAGCGTCTGCTGACCCAGGGCATGGTGCTGGCCGACAGCTGGTTTACCCGTGATGACAAGGGCGGTCAGCAGTGGGTGTCGCCGCTGGATGTTGAGATTGAGCGCGATGCCGACGGGCGCATTGTCGGTGGCACGCTGAAGTCGGACGGTTCGGTTGTCGAATACGACGGCATGAACAAGATGTCCAAGTCCAAGAACAATGGCATCGACCCGCAGGTCATGATCGAACGCTACGGCGCCGACACCGTGCGCCTGTTCATGATGTTTGCGGCGCCGCCGGATCAGTCGCTGGAATGGTCGGATGCCGGTGTTGATGGTGCGCTGCGCTTCATCAAGCGTCTGTGGCGTCAGGTGCATGCGCACGTGCAGGGCGGCGCTGTGGTGGCGCTGGATGTTGATGCCCTGAGTCGCGAGCAGAAAGGCCTGCGCGCCAAGGTGCATGAAACCTTGAGCAAGGCCGGCGACGACATCGGTCGGCGCATGACCTTTAATACCGCCATCGCCGCAGTGATGGAGCTTTTGAATGCGGTCTCGCGTTTTGCTGATGACAGCGCGCAGGGCCGCGCGGTGGTGCAGGAGGCGCTGGACACTGCGGTGCTGCTGCTGGCACCGATAACCCCGCATGTCTGCGACCAGCTGTGGCAGGCGCTGGGGCATGAGGGTGCAGTGATCGATGCGAACTGGCCGCAGGTTGATGAGCGCGCACTGGTCAGCGACAGCATCGCGCTGGTGGTGCAGGTCAACGGCAAGTTACGCGGGCGTATCGAAGTCGATGCTGCGGCTGACAAGGACGCGATTCTTGCCCAGGCCAAGGCGGACGAGAACGTCAAGCGCCACCTTGAGGGCATGACCTTGCGCAAGGAAATCTACGTGCCAGGCAAGCTGGTCAACCTGGTGGTGGGGTGA
- a CDS encoding nitroreductase family protein encodes MSLYNHQQIHAALIQRRTIHDFLPDRVPPWRDVEIALQAACFAPNHYFTQPWRFYAIGDKTKQAIVDLNADLVARKRGPEAGEKKRRRWAEIPGWLVITCERSSQPLRAREDYAACCCAIQNLMLDLWARGVGCKWTSGDIIREPAFYRLLGIKAQQQEVVALLWYGYPAVIPRTMRSKLDSKLTRLP; translated from the coding sequence TTGAGTCTGTATAACCACCAGCAAATTCACGCCGCCCTGATTCAGCGCCGCACCATCCACGATTTCCTGCCGGATCGGGTGCCGCCGTGGCGCGATGTCGAAATCGCCCTGCAGGCTGCCTGCTTTGCGCCCAACCACTATTTCACACAGCCGTGGCGCTTTTACGCGATCGGTGACAAGACCAAGCAAGCGATTGTTGATCTGAATGCGGATCTGGTGGCCCGCAAACGCGGCCCCGAGGCTGGCGAAAAAAAACGCCGACGCTGGGCCGAAATTCCGGGCTGGCTGGTGATCACCTGTGAGCGCTCAAGCCAGCCGCTGCGTGCCCGCGAGGACTATGCGGCATGCTGCTGCGCGATCCAGAACCTGATGCTCGACCTGTGGGCCCGCGGGGTCGGCTGCAAGTGGACATCCGGCGATATCATCCGCGAGCCGGCGTTCTACCGCCTGCTTGGCATCAAGGCCCAGCAGCAAGAAGTGGTCGCCCTGCTCTGGTACGGCTACCCGGCGGTGATTCCGCGCACCATGCGCTCAAAGCTGGACAGCAAGCTGACCCGTCTGCCCTGA